Within the Megalops cyprinoides isolate fMegCyp1 chromosome 10, fMegCyp1.pri, whole genome shotgun sequence genome, the region CTTTTTTGATGATCTCTCCAGTAAGCACTGTGTCTGGTTTCTTAAATAGTGTTCAGATCAGTATTATGGCCAGTCATTTCAGACCTGAGGTATGTTTGTTCTGGATATGCGTAGGTCGATATTATTTATAGCACAGCTCTCTGTGGAATCTGCGTTCTAAGTGAATTTCTAAATGGCCTGGTTCATGGAATCTTGCAATTGAATAGCATCGGTTTGCGAATATAAGtacttcatttatttccttGCCTGGTATTGTAAAATTTATGCACAAATCTCATGTTTTTCACCCTCCAATATTTGTCTGGATgtactttgtttatttttggccTCAgtcttctctcttccctctctcccctgtgatTCCCTTCCTTGGATGACTGTAATCTTCGCCCGTCGGCTATAAAACCTCCTTCTTTGCAAATGCACAGTAATTAGGTTTTACAATTTCTCTGAGTGTTGTCTGAGCTATAGTTATCACAGCAttcctaatgtttttttttatttgaaggaaagcatttcaatgaaaacaacTGTCTTTTGTAGGGTTTTGAGTGGAGGTGAACACGTGATggtgcaaacagaaaaataaactataaagaaaaacaaccgAAGTCATCCAAACAtacagaagaacagaaaaagacCGCAGAGGAGGTAGTGCTGCCAATTGGAAACTCAAGAAAACCCCAAGAAGAAAAACAtaggaatgcaaaaaaaaaacagaactgcctTCTCAGCAGATGACTGTGTGTCCAGCCTTTGGGATACTGACATCTAACTGAAACTGTGGGGCCTGAGTTTTGGTGGAGACGCAAAGGAGAACGAAACTGTTTTAGAGACAGGACTGTTCCTCAGCGGGTGCCGTATCAGCTGGGATAGTCGTCTGGACATTAAACCCGTCTTTTGCAAGTAAACTGGCTTTTACTTGACATTAATCATTTCACGGTCCTCATGCATGGAGTCATACGAGTGTGtatgtcgttttttttttcttgcaaagcAAAATGGTTACAGAATGCGAATCggttaatttttttcctgttcattttcaatgttttgaGCTTTAACGTTTTTCAACTCAAAAACCTGTAATTCCCTTTGGTCCACACCATATTTCCAGTTTTCAGAATGTATTTCCATCATTGTCTTATttcatctttgattttttttcaaattctgaTTTAAAGGAGAAGCTttttaaatgaggaaatgaCATTATAATCCAGATTGGGTTTCCCTCTTTAATTTGAATACCTATGAACAGTACTGAACAGTACATCTTAAAACTTAAAAAGTACGCACTGGGGATTATAAAAATGGAGAGTGAATTTCCTTATCAAGTTATCGGACGCTTACACCTTTTGGATTGCAATCATAAACTGAGCAGCACCTGCCTAGAATGAAATTTCTTATTAACACTGCTTAGGCAGTAAGTTTTCAAttgctctgtattttctctttgCTATTTGCTTTGGACTTGTTTATAAGCAAGCGGAGATTTCGAGAAAAATGGACTTTTCCGTGGAATCTACCTTGCAGCCTGTATCTACAGGGGATGGCCACGCTGCATCTCGCATCAGCAGAGGACAGGGAACTGACAGCACTCCCTCAAAAACCCCAGCTCATTCCACAGCAGGTGCGCAGTTATCAGGATCTGCAAGGTTCAACATCCGCTCTGCCAAAACACGCTCCCAGAAGTTTGGCACCGAGGACAACCAAAAGGGGAAAGACCTGAGGACACTGCGGAGTGTATTTGAGCCGGGGGCTACTGGGTCACCTGCAGAAGGGAGCACAGGGAAGcgagcagacagacaggaagggcCACTGGGAGCTCGTCCACAGAGGGTCTCCACCGTAATCAAAGATAAGACAGATCCTGTGATTACAACACACACTGAGTCCTGGACCAACCAGCCCAAGAGCTTGAACCAGGACATTACTGTAGTCTCCAAACCTTATGATGGGCAGCTGAGACGAATTGAAGGCATAAATGAAAAGAAGCCAGAGATAAAAGACTTCAAGAGTCAAGATAACCAGTTGGGAcaagagacaggagggagaggcagggcagAATGGAAAAGGGGGAACTTTGCAAACAGGAGTAAGAGTTTGGACTGGAGAGCAGGGTCAGGTCCAAGCAGTACAGAGATACAAGGATTTTGGGAGAATCATGGTGGGCGTTTGCCAAGAAGGGCAGAAAGTTTAGAGAGAGGAGAAGTCATGGAGGGAGGCAGGGCTACTTCAACCCCCAAAAAAGTGGATAACAGCAGCAATAGCAGAAATCACGTGTCATCTAAGATCAAGGCATGTAACTCAGCTGAGCAAGTAGAGCATAAGAACCACATGGGAGCACCCTTTGATAGGGCAGTAAGTTTTGGCAGAAGCAGCCAGATAACCTTGGCTCTGGAGAGGGCCAGTAAAGGTCAGTCCCTGCCATCTCGGATAAAGCCTAGGTTAAGTCAGTGTGGAATAGATGAGGAAGGTGATGTTTTCGGACTCCATCAGAATGGAATGAAGAAAGCTGTAGAGGGGTCTGCTATCCAATCTATTTCCGATCGGATTGAAAAGCTTTTTGCTTCAACAATGTCGGATACAAGTATAAAGCGTGATACTAATTCATCAGAGCTGCTGAAAGCCAAACGTAATTCTGCACCTGTTGGAGATTGGCTACCTTTTGATTGGCAGGGGACTGGGCCGAACAGGGGCCAAATGAAGTCTGCTAACAATAATGAGTTGGGGCCAGAATCCTCATCGCAGTTGAAGGATGTGTCATATCAAGGTGAGCGGGGAGGTACTTTTCCTCGGAGATATTTCAGAGGGGAGAGAAGTAACTCTGATGCAGGGACTACTCAGAGCAGCAGAAGTAATGGAAATGATGGAAACAATCTCCCCAGTCTGAGGTGGTCAGGCACAGACAAGGAAGTGTCTGCATGTTCAGGGGAAAGGTCTCCTGGTAGACTGTTTCAAACCCAGACTTCACTGACTGAACGGAAGGACAGTGGTGGTTTACACCACAGGTCTGTGGTGGACACGAACACCAGGTCTTTAGATAGACCCAGGAGCAGCCTCTCTTTTTCACTTCAACCCTCATCCCTGAGAGACATGCCAAAGGATACAGAGGGAGTAATGAAGGATACAAAGGGAGATCCAGATGGgaggagggaaagtgagagggaTGTGATGTTGTATGATGGGAAACTGGCAAAAACAAGGGATGAATACAGACAGACTGAAGGAAAGCTAGAAAAAGATGCTGACAgaggggacaacagcagagagggcAAGGGACCCAAACTAGTGAAAGCTATGGCTGTCTTCCCAACAAGCCCCACATCACAGGAAACCAGTCTTGCTTTGAGAGGGGTGAACAAAGaatcaaaacaagacaaaagtCACCATGCAGGAAGCAAACCAGACGATAGCATCATCATTCAACCAATGCCCCAATCATCAGTGCCTCAaaaaaggggaggagagaaggaaaagtGGAAgtggaaagaggaggaagaggatgttTTTAGGCTAAACAGTTTTCCAAGGGGTCAGGGAAAGAGGCAGGATGAAGTGGTTGGGGCTATGTCTTCCTGTTCAGATAACGTACGTAGTAAGATCCATAGATTTGAATCACTGTCCCAACAGAACCAATCCACCCCTCCAAGTCATCTGCTCCGGCCTAGAAGGGCCTTCTCTGTACCAGAGCACATCAAGGCCGTGGAAGACTTGAAGAAGAGTGATTCAGACAGAACggtgggtggggtgagggggaaATGGCCAGTTAGCATTGCCAATACTGGGGACAAGCCATCCTATAAAACAGAAGATAAAGGAGAAGCTGTTGAAGAGTGGAAGAGAGAATGGGCAATAAGGTCTATTTCTGTGGATGAGATTGGGCAAAGGAGAGAGTGTAGAGGAATGAAGATTTCTGGCAGTGGAATTAGCTCTACCCAACAACCAAAGCAAAGCCCATACAAGGAGCCTTCTCACAACTCCACAGCCAGCACAGAACCACAGTGGAATTTCAAAGCCTCCTCAGATGAACCAG harbors:
- the si:dkey-92i15.4 gene encoding uncharacterized protein si:dkey-92i15.4 isoform X1, translating into MDFSVESTLQPVSTGDGHAASRISRGQGTDSTPSKTPAHSTAGAQLSGSARFNIRSAKTRSQKFGTEDNQKGKDLRTLRSVFEPGATGSPAEGSTGKRADRQEGPLGARPQRVSTVIKDKTDPVITTHTESWTNQPKSLNQDITVVSKPYDGQLRRIEGINEKKPEIKDFKSQDNQLGQETGGRGRAEWKRGNFANRSKSLDWRAGSGPSSTEIQGFWENHGGRLPRRAESLERGEVMEGGRATSTPKKVDNSSNSRNHVSSKIKACNSAEQVEHKNHMGAPFDRAVSFGRSSQITLALERASKGQSLPSRIKPRLSQCGIDEEGDVFGLHQNGMKKAVEGSAIQSISDRIEKLFASTMSDTSIKRDTNSSELLKAKRNSAPVGDWLPFDWQGTGPNRGQMKSANNNELGPESSSQLKDVSYQGERGGTFPRRYFRGERSNSDAGTTQSSRSNGNDGNNLPSLRWSGTDKEVSACSGERSPGRLFQTQTSLTERKDSGGLHHRSVVDTNTRSLDRPRSSLSFSLQPSSLRDMPKDTEGVMKDTKGDPDGRRESERDVMLYDGKLAKTRDEYRQTEGKLEKDADRGDNSREGKGPKLVKAMAVFPTSPTSQETSLALRGVNKESKQDKSHHAGSKPDDSIIIQPMPQSSVPQKRGGEKEKWKWKEEEEDVFRLNSFPRGQGKRQDEVVGAMSSCSDNVRSKIHRFESLSQQNQSTPPSHLLRPRRAFSVPEHIKAVEDLKKSDSDRTVGGVRGKWPVSIANTGDKPSYKTEDKGEAVEEWKREWAIRSISVDEIGQRRECRGMKISGSGISSTQQPKQSPYKEPSHNSTASTEPQWNFKASSDEPDYSKDLRPEAKCTSALQQGISRPIFAKDPLPTPQTNQNKDGISNIIGMAPTSDCNHYDSVTKSECGDGDKTPTNSSNRSPFIPSNKGNGSSGSTYAGHSSNKETQALTSTPNATDTAPLSAANVPPFGVNHTPYVSTPASESEPSHFLPLPAPGSSSSEPHPYSESSGPSEVKDSSSLSVRMARWNSDEEEWDDDDDDDEGTMKGSNYDSDSAESSVTITSNMSQSDHRSFSVSLADLCHFGGVDYLGYNDGTQDMDSEDSLSHRTASLSSDISALSCVSILPTDELDRLLEDVRSLGDESLKNYEDVQVVVLHKDVGCGLGFTVAGGVDQNKPVTVHKVFPCGLAAHEGSIREGDQVLSINGTALKNSAHWEALRTLRRARTRNMAVVVLQKGGTAKTLKGGADHTQGACDPFNVKKAGRTLRVVLEKSSTDLGFSLEGGLGSSQGDGPLTIKKVFQGGPVDDVFPGDELLEIKGHSLLGLRRLEAWNLIKKLPPGPVEVVLHRPFK
- the si:dkey-92i15.4 gene encoding uncharacterized protein si:dkey-92i15.4 isoform X2 codes for the protein MDFSVESTLQPVSTGDGHAASRISRGQGTDSTPSKTPAHSTAGAQLSGSARFNIRSAKTRSQKFGTEDNQKGKDLRTLRSVFEPGATGSPAEGSTGKRADRQEGPLGARPQRVSTVIKDKTDPVITTHTESWTNQPKSLNQDITVVSKPYDGQLRRIEGINEKKPEIKDFKSQDNQLGQETGGRGRAEWKRGNFANRSKSLDWRAGSGPSSTEIQGFWENHGGRLPRRAESLERGEVMEGGRATSTPKKVDNSSNSRNHVSSKIKACNSAEQVEHKNHMGAPFDRAVSFGRSSQITLALERASKGQSLPSRIKPRLSQCGIDEEGDVFGLHQNGMKKAVEGSAIQSISDRIEKLFASTMSDTSIKRDTNSSELLKAKRNSAPVGDWLPFDWQGTGPNRGQMKSANNNELGPESSSQLKDVSYQGERGGTFPRRYFRGERSNSDAGTTQSSRSNGNDGNNLPSLRWSGTDKEVSACSGERSPGRLFQTQTSLTERKDSGGLHHRSVVDTNTRSLDRPRSSLSFSLQPSSLRDMPKDTEGVMKDTKGDPDGRRESERDVMLYDGKLAKTRDEYRQTEGKLEKDADRGDNSREGKGPKLVKAMAVFPTSPTSQETSLALRGVNKESKQDKSHHAGSKPDDSIIIQPMPQSSVPQKRGGEKEKWKWKEEEEDVFRLNSFPRGQGKRQDEVVGAMSSCSDNVRSKIHRFESLSQQNQSTPPSHLLRPRRAFSVPEHIKAVEDLKKSDSDRTVGGVRGKWPVSIANTGDKPSYKTEDKGEAVEEWKREWAIRSISVDEIGQRRECRGMKISGSGISSTQQPKQSPYKEPSHNSTASTEPQWNFKASSDEPDYSKDLRPEAKCTSALQQGISRPIFAKDPLPTPQTNQNKDGISNIIGMAPTSDCNHYDSVTKSECGDGDKTPTNSSNRSPFIPSNKGNGSSGSTYAGHSSNKETQALTSTPNATDTAPLSAANVPPFGVNHTPYVSTPASESEPSHFLPLPAPGSSSSEPHPYSESSGPSEVKDSSSLSVRMARWNSDEEEWDDDDDDDEGTMKGSNYDSDSAESSVTITSNMSQSDHRSFSVSLADLCHFGGVDYLGYNDGTQDMDSEDSLSHRTASLSSDISALSCVSILPTDELDRLLEDVRSLGDESLKNYEDVQVVVLHKDVGCGLGFTVAGGVDQNKPVTVHKVFPCGLAAHEGSIREGDQVLSINGTALKNSAHWEALRTLRRARTRNMAVVVLQKGGTAKTLKGGADHTQGACDPFNVKKGRTLRVVLEKSSTDLGFSLEGGLGSSQGDGPLTIKKVFQGGPVDDVFPGDELLEIKGHSLLGLRRLEAWNLIKKLPPGPVEVVLHRPFK
- the si:dkey-92i15.4 gene encoding uncharacterized protein si:dkey-92i15.4 isoform X3: MEGGRATSTPKKVDNSSNSRNHVSSKIKACNSAEQVEHKNHMGAPFDRAVSFGRSSQITLALERASKGQSLPSRIKPRLSQCGIDEEGDVFGLHQNGMKKAVEGSAIQSISDRIEKLFASTMSDTSIKRDTNSSELLKAKRNSAPVGDWLPFDWQGTGPNRGQMKSANNNELGPESSSQLKDVSYQGERGGTFPRRYFRGERSNSDAGTTQSSRSNGNDGNNLPSLRWSGTDKEVSACSGERSPGRLFQTQTSLTERKDSGGLHHRSVVDTNTRSLDRPRSSLSFSLQPSSLRDMPKDTEGVMKDTKGDPDGRRESERDVMLYDGKLAKTRDEYRQTEGKLEKDADRGDNSREGKGPKLVKAMAVFPTSPTSQETSLALRGVNKESKQDKSHHAGSKPDDSIIIQPMPQSSVPQKRGGEKEKWKWKEEEEDVFRLNSFPRGQGKRQDEVVGAMSSCSDNVRSKIHRFESLSQQNQSTPPSHLLRPRRAFSVPEHIKAVEDLKKSDSDRTVGGVRGKWPVSIANTGDKPSYKTEDKGEAVEEWKREWAIRSISVDEIGQRRECRGMKISGSGISSTQQPKQSPYKEPSHNSTASTEPQWNFKASSDEPDYSKDLRPEAKCTSALQQGISRPIFAKDPLPTPQTNQNKDGISNIIGMAPTSDCNHYDSVTKSECGDGDKTPTNSSNRSPFIPSNKGNGSSGSTYAGHSSNKETQALTSTPNATDTAPLSAANVPPFGVNHTPYVSTPASESEPSHFLPLPAPGSSSSEPHPYSESSGPSEVKDSSSLSVRMARWNSDEEEWDDDDDDDEGTMKGSNYDSDSAESSVTITSNMSQSDHRSFSVSLADLCHFGGVDYLGYNDGTQDMDSEDSLSHRTASLSSDISALSCVSILPTDELDRLLEDVRSLGDESLKNYEDVQVVVLHKDVGCGLGFTVAGGVDQNKPVTVHKVFPCGLAAHEGSIREGDQVLSINGTALKNSAHWEALRTLRRARTRNMAVVVLQKGGTAKTLKGGADHTQGACDPFNVKKAGRTLRVVLEKSSTDLGFSLEGGLGSSQGDGPLTIKKVFQGGPVDDVFPGDELLEIKGHSLLGLRRLEAWNLIKKLPPGPVEVVLHRPFK